Below is a window of bacterium DNA.
GGCCACGGCACCGGAGGTGTAAAGAGAGTCTTTTTCGGGTTTCAAATTAATTTTGCTCACCGGATAGGAACCCGCCCGAACGCGAAGAGGAACGTCAATCGTAAACCGCCGGCCTCCACTCGCGCCCGTCAATAAAAGGGTGTGGGAACCCGGTTTTTCCATGGCGTCAATCCCCAAACGTGCCCGCCATTGGGTGGGGGATTCTTTATAGAAACGGGTTTGGGTTTTGCCGAACTGGGCCCGGGCGTTGCGAAGGGACGTGGTGGTCTCACAAAGAACTGTCAGTGTTCGTCCCGCGGTGACCGTGGAGGGATCCAGCGTAAACGAGGGAGGTTCACCGCCGTAAACACCCCCAACAGCCAAAAACCAGACGAGAAGAGAAACCGACCTACTTGCCCACACAGAACCGCGAAAAAATCGCATCCAAGACCTCCTCAGGGGCACCCTGCCCCGTCACCGCGTTTAAAGCGGCCAACGCCTGCCTAAGTTCAATGGCCAGGGATTCTTCCGGGACACCCGCGTCCGCCGCGACCACCGCTCGATTTAGAGCGTCCAAAACGTCCCGCAACCGTTGTTCCTGCCGCGCGTTAAAAACAATTCCGGGCTCCCGCGGTTCTTCACCACCCCCCGCTAAACGAAGAGCGGCTTGACCCAGTTCCGCTAAGCCTTCACCTGTTTTGGCCGACACGCGCGAGACCGGAGCCGTCGCTAAAATTAATTCGTTTTTCCAATGAATTTCCAGGGAAACGGCTGGTGTTTCGGGAACCAAATCCATTTTGTTTAACACCAGAACCACCGGACGATCACGGACGGCCTGTGCCGCGGCACGATCTTCCGGACAAGGACCGTCCCCCGCTTCAACCACGAGAAAGATCACGTCGGCCCCCGCCAACGCCCGGCGGGCACGGTCAGCGCCCTCGCTTTCCACCCGGTCGTCAGTCTCTCGTAAACCCGCTGTGTCCACCAGGGTGAGCGGAACGCCCTCCCACACCACGGTTTCTTCCAACGTGTCCCGCGTGGTGCCCGGGAGATCCGCCACAATGGCGCGGTTCTCCAGTAAAAACCCATTGAACAGGGAAGATTTCCCGGCGTTGGGCCGGCCCACAATCGCCACCCGCACGCCTTCCCGCCACAACCGGTTTCGGCCCGGGGTGCCCACCAACAATTGGATATGGTCTGCCACTGATTTTATTCCGTTTCGCAGATCGGTCCGCGTGAGGTCTGGAATCTCGTCTTCCACGAAATCCAGGTGGGCTTCCAGGTGAGCCAAAAGGCCCAAAAGTTTTTCGCGAAGGGGGTGAAGGGGTTTGGCGATCTTTCCATTAAGGCCTCCAAAGCCAATCGCCGTTGGGCGTCGGACCGGGCGGCGATCAAATCGCCCACGGCTTCCGCTTGGGTCAAATCCAATTTTCCGTTGAGAAAGGCCCGGCGCGTAAATTCACCGGGGTCCGCCAATCGCGCCCCCCCGCGCAAACAACTGTCCAAAACCCGTCGGAGGATTTGGGCCCCCCCGTGACACGAAAACTCCACCACGTCTTCCCCCGTGTAGGAACGCGGGGACCGGAAAAGCCCGACCACCACC
It encodes the following:
- a CDS encoding GTP-binding protein is translated as MAHLEAHLDFVEDEIPDLTRTDLRNGIKSVADHIQLLVGTPGRNRLWREGVRVAIVGRPNAGKSSLFNGFLLENRAIVADLPGTTRDTLEETVVWEGVPLTLVDTAGLRETDDRVESEGADRARRALAGADVIFLVVEAGDGPCPEDRAAAQAVRDRPVVLVLNKMDLVPETPAVSLEIHWKNELILATAPVSRVSAKTGEGLAELGQAALRLAGGGEEPREPGIVFNARQEQRLRDVLDALNRAVVAADAGVPEESLAIELRQALAALNAVTGQGAPEEVLDAIFSRFCVGK